The DNA sequence TGTCGGAAAGTACAAACCGGGGCCGTAAATTCACCCGTCTTTCAGGGGTTTTGCCGTGGTCGCGGCCACACCCCAGCGTGTGTACTTCTTCCCGAAGCAGCCCCGAAAGGACGTCCACAGTGGAATTCCTCCGACCCGCCTCGCTGGCCGACGCGCTCGCCGCGCGTGCCGCGAACCCCGGTGCGGTCCCGATCGCCGGCGGCACGGACGTGATGGTCGAGCTCAACTTCGACCACCGCCGTCCCGACGCCCTGCTCGACCTCGGCCGCGTCGCCGAGCTGCACGAGCACGGCACCGACGGCGGCCGGATCCGGCTCGGCGCGGCCGTGCCGTACACCCGGATCATCGCGGAACTCGGCACGCGGCTGCCCGGTCTCGCGATGGCGGCGCGGACCGTCGGCTCCCCGCAGATCCGCAACCGCGGCAGCGTGGGCGGCAACCTCGGCGCGGCATCGCCCGCGGGCGATGCGCACCCGGCGTTGCTCGCCGCCGACGCGGAGGTGGAGATCGCCTCGGTCCGCGGCACCCGGATCGTCGCGGCGAAGGACTTCTACACCGGCGTGAAGCGGAACGTCCTGGCCCCGGACGAGCTGATCACGGCCGTGCTGCTGGCCCCGGCCACCGGGCCCCAGCAGTTCAGCAAGATCGGCACCCGCAACGCGATGGTCATCGCGGTCGCCGCCTTCGGGCTGGCGCTGCACCCGGCCGACAAGCGCGTCGGCACCGGTGTCGGCTCGGCCGCGCCCACCCCGCGCCGGGCCCTCGAAGCCGAGGAGTTCCTGGCCGGCGAACTGGACTGGGACGCCCCGAAGCCGCTGACCGACTCGGTGAAGCGCCGCTTCGGCGATCTGGTGGCCGCGGCCGCGTCGCCGATCGACGACGTCCGGGGGAGCGCGGCCTACCGCCGCCACGCCCTGGGCGTGATGGCACGGCGGACGCTGACCTGGGCCTGGACCGAATACTGCGGAGGGAGCGCGAAGTGCGCGTGAACGTCACCGTCAACGGCGAGCACCGTCGGGCGGACAACGTCTGGGAAGGTGAAAGCCTGCTCTACGTGCTGCGCGAGCGGCTCGGCCTGCCGGGCTCGAAGAACGCCTGTGAACAGGGCGAATGCGGCTCCTGCACGGTCTACCTGGACGGTGTCCCGGCGTGCGCGTGCCTGGTCGCGGCCGGGCAGGCCGAAGGCCGCGAGGTCGTCACGGTCGAGGGACTCGCGTCCGGCGACGAGCTGGACCCGGTGCAGGAGTCGTTCGTCGAGCGCGGCGCCGTCCAGTGCGGGTTCTGCACGCCCGGCCTGCTCGTCGCCGCGCACGACCTGATCGAGCGCGTCCCGGACCCCAGCGACGTCGAGATCCGCGAGGCCCTCGCCGGGAACCTCTGCCGCTGCACCGGCTACGAGAAGATCCTCGACGCCGTCCGTGACGCGGCCGCGAAGAAGGCCGTCCGATGAGCGCCCCGGCCCGGTCCCCGCAGGAGCTGCACGACACGATCGCCGGCGGCATCGGCGAAAGCCCGCTGCGCCCGGACGGCACGCTCAAGGTCCGCGGCGAGTTCGCCTACTCCTCGGACCTGTGGCACGAGGACATGCTGTGGGGCGCCACGCTGCGCAGCCCGCACCCGCACGCCCGGATCGTCCGCCTCGACGTCTCCCGGGCGCTGGCCCAGCCCGGCGTGCACGCGGTGCTCACCCACGAGGACGTCCCCGGCGAGAACGTCTACGGCCTCAAGTACCAGGACACCCCGGCGCTGGCCGCCGACCTGGTCCGCTACCAGGGCGAGCCGGTCGCGATCCTCGCGGCCGACCACCCGGAGATCGCGCGGCAGGCGCTCAAGGAGATCGTCGTCGAGTACGACGTCCTCGAGCCGATCACCGACCCCGAGCGCGCCGCGCACGACGACACCCTGCCGAAGCTGCACGCCGGCGGGAACCTGGTCCGCCACCAGCGGATCGTCAAGGGCGACCCGGCCGCGACCGCGGACGTCGTCGTCTCCGGCGTCTACGAGATCGGCATGCAGGACCAGGCGTTCCTCGGCCCGGAGTCCGGGCTCGCGGTGCCGGCCGAGGACGGCGGCGTCGACCTCTACCTGGCGACCCAGTGGTTGCACGTCGACCAGCGCCAGACCGCGAAGGCGCTCGGCCTGCCCCTGGAGAAGGTGCGGCTGACGCTGTCCGGTGTCGGCGGCGCGTTCGGCGGGCGCGAGGACCTGTCCATGCAGATCCACTCGTGCATGCTCGCCCTGCGCACCGGACGGCCGGTGAAGATGAGCTACAACCGCCTGGAGTCCTTCTTCGGGCACGTCCACCGCCACCCGGCGAAGATGTACTACGAGCACGGCGCGACCCGCGACGGCAAGCTCGTCTACGTCCGGGCGAAGATGTACTTCGACGGCGGCGCGTACGCCTCCAAGACCCCGGTCGTCGTCGGCAACGGCACCACGCTCAGCGTCGGCCCGTACGACGTGCCGAACGCGCACATCGAAGGCTGGGGCGTCTACACCAACAACCCGACCTGCGGCGCGATGCGCGGGCTCGGCGCGGTCCAGCCCACCTACGCCTACGAGTCCCAGATGGACAAGCTCGCGTCCGCTTTGGACCTGGACCCCGCGGAACTGCGGATCCGCAACGCACTGAGCGAAGGGT is a window from the Amycolatopsis sp. cg9 genome containing:
- a CDS encoding xanthine dehydrogenase family protein subunit M; this translates as MEFLRPASLADALAARAANPGAVPIAGGTDVMVELNFDHRRPDALLDLGRVAELHEHGTDGGRIRLGAAVPYTRIIAELGTRLPGLAMAARTVGSPQIRNRGSVGGNLGAASPAGDAHPALLAADAEVEIASVRGTRIVAAKDFYTGVKRNVLAPDELITAVLLAPATGPQQFSKIGTRNAMVIAVAAFGLALHPADKRVGTGVGSAAPTPRRALEAEEFLAGELDWDAPKPLTDSVKRRFGDLVAAAASPIDDVRGSAAYRRHALGVMARRTLTWAWTEYCGGSAKCA
- a CDS encoding (2Fe-2S)-binding protein produces the protein MRVNVTVNGEHRRADNVWEGESLLYVLRERLGLPGSKNACEQGECGSCTVYLDGVPACACLVAAGQAEGREVVTVEGLASGDELDPVQESFVERGAVQCGFCTPGLLVAAHDLIERVPDPSDVEIREALAGNLCRCTGYEKILDAVRDAAAKKAVR
- the pucD gene encoding xanthine dehydrogenase subunit D, whose protein sequence is MSAPARSPQELHDTIAGGIGESPLRPDGTLKVRGEFAYSSDLWHEDMLWGATLRSPHPHARIVRLDVSRALAQPGVHAVLTHEDVPGENVYGLKYQDTPALAADLVRYQGEPVAILAADHPEIARQALKEIVVEYDVLEPITDPERAAHDDTLPKLHAGGNLVRHQRIVKGDPAATADVVVSGVYEIGMQDQAFLGPESGLAVPAEDGGVDLYLATQWLHVDQRQTAKALGLPLEKVRLTLSGVGGAFGGREDLSMQIHSCMLALRTGRPVKMSYNRLESFFGHVHRHPAKMYYEHGATRDGKLVYVRAKMYFDGGAYASKTPVVVGNGTTLSVGPYDVPNAHIEGWGVYTNNPTCGAMRGLGAVQPTYAYESQMDKLASALDLDPAELRIRNALSEGSTVVTGQVVDFPAPVAELVQRLRDLPLPPEPAGERDIRELPGGASNTTHGEGVVRGVGYGVTIKNISYAEGLDDYSTARVRLEVLGGEAVAMVHTAAAEVGQGLVTLQQQIARTELGLTRVSVHPADTSVGDAGSSSASRQTYVTGGAVRNACRAVAEAVYARLGVPAEGMSLTGGKVVAADGAVVADLAELLGDSAIEETREFHHRKTYPLDPETGQGDAHVQYGFSAHRAVVDVDVDLGLVKVVQLDCAQDVGKAMNPDAVVAQIQGGSAQGLGLAVMEEILVRDGKVRNPSFTDYLIPTILDMPSMHIDVLERPDPHAPYGVRGVGEPPTISATPAIANAIRAATGLELPRVPIRPEHITGV